The nucleotide sequence CCGGCAGTTGAGGTCTGAGGTCGTGGTGACCGTCGCCGACGGCTCGGCCGCGCTCGACGGCCTCGTGCTCTCCCCGGACGCGGCCCGCGACCTGCTCGCGGTCCTCGACGACCGCTGGGCCGCCTACCACCCGCCCGGCGTGGCGGCGGACGCCCCGGGGCCCGGCGACGGCACCTACCCGGGGGTCGGTCTGACCGTGCGGCAGGCGGACGGCGAGATCCGCCTCGGCCACGTGCGGCCCGACGGCCCCGCCGCGCACGCGGGGCTCGCCGCTGACGACCTCCTCACCGCGGTCGACGGCGTCCCGGCAGGCGAACTCGGCGTCGCGGGCGTGGTCGCCCGGCTGCGCGGACCCGCGGGCACGCCCGTCACCCTCACGACCGTGCGCGGCGGCGTGCCGACCCCCGTCGTCCTGGTCCGCGAACTCCTCACCGGCGCGGGCGTCATCGTCGAACCACTCGACGCCCCCGGCACGCCGGACGCACCGCTGCACATCCGCGTCTCGGGCTTCGGACGCGGCACCGCCGACCAGGTCCGCGGCGCCCTCGCCCGCGGCCCGCGCGCAGTCGTCCTCGACCTGCGCGGCAACCCCGGCGGGCTCATCGACGAGGCCGCCGCGGTCGCGTCCGCGTTCCTCGCCCCCGGACCGGTCGTCACGTACGAGGACGGCACCGGCGGACGCCGCGAACTCGGCGCCGACGCGCCGCCCGGCGACCAGGAGACCCCCCTCGTCGTCCTCGTCGACGGCGCCACCGCGAGCGCCGCGGAAGTC is from Yinghuangia sp. ASG 101 and encodes:
- a CDS encoding S41 family peptidase; translation: MTPGRACRRAALALAFGTALTTGTATGAWDGTGASGPRAAETRPPPYRQLRSEVVVTVADGSAALDGLVLSPDAARDLLAVLDDRWAAYHPPGVAADAPGPGDGTYPGVGLTVRQADGEIRLGHVRPDGPAAHAGLAADDLLTAVDGVPAGELGVAGVVARLRGPAGTPVTLTTVRGGVPTPVVLVRELLTGAGVIVEPLDAPGTPDAPLHIRVSGFGRGTADQVRGALARGPRAVVLDLRGNPGGLIDEAAAVASAFLAPGPVVTYEDGTGGRRELGADAPPGDQETPLVVLVDGATASAAEVVAAALRDRGRAVIVGATTYGKGSVQAVTALADGGSVEFTIGRWYPPSGRSVDGAGVVPDVAVPPAAPPEVGDARAREVLGGPSGADGTG